ATCAGCTATATTCCTAGTCTCTTTCATGTCGGGGTTTTTCCCTTGGGTTTCCCCTGAGTTTCCCTACCACTAATCCCACAAACAAAAAAACCAACCCTAACGGATTGGTTTTCTTAAGGTATTTTGGTCGGCATGAGAGGATTTGAACCTCCGACCCCCGACACCCCATGACGGTGCGCTACCAAGCTGCGCTACATGCCGATGCTATGGCACTTATACTACATTTTACCGTTATTAATGCAAGGCTTGGCAAAACGTTCGCTTGTTTTTTGAGCGTGCTAACATCTGTTTTTTGAGCTAGTTCGCAATAAACCGTTTTATATCCGTCAACACCTGCAGCAGTAATGGGAGTTGAGGCTTTTCATGTTTGATTTCATTGCCTTGCTCATCATAGGTGCGGTATTCACCGTTATTATCTAATACAATAGTCTGCGTTGGCGTAGTAATGACTAACATGCCATTGTCACCGGTCGCCACCCAGTTATTATTGCGCTGTGCGGCGAACAAATCTTCCCCTTGCGAATAATCCTCAGATGCAGTTTTGACGTGTAATAACCGTTGCATCAGTGTTGTCATGATATCTTCATGATTGGTCAGTTTATTCACGGCCTGCGCTGGCGTACCCGGCCAGTGAACCACTAATGGCACTTGTAGTTGCTGGCGGTTAAAGCTGGTGCCTGCACCCCAGGTATCATTACCTCTGTCATTAAACTCAACACCATGGGCCGCAGTAATAATAACTACGGTTTTATCGAGTTGGTCGCGCTGTTTAAGCGTCTCCAGGATGGCTGCAATCTGCTGATCCACATCTTTTGCACCTGCCTGATAATGGCGGATAAAATCAGTCGGTAACGCAACCTTCTGCCCGGCAACCTGGTCTTGTGCTTCAACGGCTCCATTGAGGTTAATGTATGAGAACCACGGAGCACTATTGTTGAGCGTGGACAACCATTGTTGCCACTGCGCCGTAGTTTCGCTATCCGGTTGTACAGCGGGGGCCGGTAATGTGAAATCAGCTAATAGCGCCTGACGATAGAGTGGCGACTCAAAACCATCGGATGAGAACAGACCAAACTGATAACCCTGCGCGCTTAATGCCGTAATAAAGGCCGAAGGTTCGCGTGCGGAGAGAATGCCGTCTAAATAAGTAGGCGAAATGCCATAAAACAGGCCAAATAAGCCCGTATCCTGACGGTTGCCTGAGCTGTAGTGGTTGTCAAACTGAATATTTGAACGACCAAATTCTGCCAAGGCAGGCATATCTTTTTGCAAGCTGCTGGCACGGATGCCATCAACCACAATGAGTAACAGATTATAACCACTGCCTTTATCGCTGAAAGTAATCGGGTTGAGTGGATATTCAACCGCCAGTGCATCTGGGTTGCCTTGCTCCACCAGACGGCGTTGATATTCCTGCTGATCGAGCAAACCGTGTTTCTCAAGGAACTTACGTGCAGTCATCGGGTAAGATAGCGGCAGGTTTGCGCGTTGCATACTGATTGGGCGATAGAAATTGGCATCAGCCCAAATATAAATCAGATGAGAGGCAAAGAACGCAGAAATAAACACTGCCACCAATGGCTTAACAAAGCGTTGCCGGTTAAGGCTACGTAGCTTTTGCCAGGCCCAAGTGCCGAAAAGCATCTCGACCAGGAAAATGACTGGCACGGCAATAAACATTAATTGCCAATCACGCGCCAACTCGGTTTGGTCTGGGTTAACCACTAATTCCCATACCACCGCATTAAGGTGTAAATGGAAACGGGTGAAAACTTCAGTATCAACCAACAGCAGGGTCAGGCCCGCAGTGGCAAAGGCGGCAGAAAGAAAACGGAGTAGTCGCTGCGACATCACCACAAAGGTGAGTGGGAATATCACCAACAAATAAGCAGCAAAAACGATAAAACTAAAGTGCCCGAGCCAACTGACGAGGGCATAGACACGGCCAACCAGCGATGAGGGCCAATCGGAGACAAACAGATAGCGGCTACCCAGCACCAGGCTGAAAATAATATTAAACAGGGCGAACCAGTGCCCCCAGCTAATCATCTGGGAGACTTTTTCACGATAGCGCTGACGATTTGTCACCATATTGAGATTACAGTCTTGGCCGATAAATTAATGAGATTTATCTTCACTTATTGAAGCCTGAAGAGCTTCAGCGAAAGAACGTGCCAATACTTTACGTTGCGCTGGGGCCACGCTGGTATTGATCAAATTTGTTACCATATTCCCCAACACCATCAAAGAAAGATCGGTTGGAGTGCGGTTTTTTTCCATTACGCTGACTAATTCAGACAGCAGTTTTTCGACTTGTTCGTCGCTATAACGGGATGATTGTGCCATAAAAAGTGTGCTCAATACCTGACAAAGTCCCACATCTTACCGTATAGAGACGCGCTTTTCCGCTATTTTATAGCATTAAGAATCATTAGCCATTAATTGAGGGGCACGAATGCTTTTGAGTTGCAGCTCTTTGGCATCAGTGATTGAATACGCCCCTAGCCAAAAGGAGTATTTATCATGAGTCTGGATATTGACCAGATAGCCTTACATCAGCTTATCAAGCGTGATGAACAAACGCTTGATGTGGTGTTGCGCGATTCTCTGTTACCTGCCAATGCTGTAGTTGAAGAAATGATGGCCGAGCTGCATCGTGTCTACAGCGCCAAAAGTAAAGCTTACGGGCTATTTAATGAGCAGAGCGAGCTGGCCGAAGCGCTGAAACGAAGCCGTAAGGGTGATGAAGACTTCCTCAGCTTTAGCCGTGCTGCCACCGGGCGGTTACGTGATGAGTTAGCCAAATATCCGTTTGCCGAAGGCGGTGTGGTGCTGTTTTGCCAATACCGTTATCTGGCCGTGGAGTATTTGCTTATCTCGGTGCTGAGCAGTTGCCATAGTATGCGAGTGAATGAGCAGCTTGATCTCAGTACCACCCATTATCTCGATATTAACCGTGCTGATATTGTTGCCCGTATCGATTTAACCGAATGGGAAAATAACCCAGAATCCACTCGTTACCTCACGTTCTTGAAAGGGCGGGTAGGGCGCAAAGTGTCCGATTTCTTTATGGATTTCTTGTCTGCGGCTGAGGGACTGGATACCAAAGCACAAAACCGGGGCTTATTACAGGCGGTTGATGATTACTGTGCGGATGCTGAACTTGGCAAAAATGAGCGTCAGGCATACCGTCAACAGGTTTATAGCTATTGTAATGAGCAGTTGCAAGCAGGTGAAGAGATTGCGCTGCAGGCGCTTTCTCAAGAGCTGCCAAAGCTGGGTGAAAAAGATTTCCAGCAATTCTCGGCTGAACAGGGCTATGCACTGGAAGAGAGTTTCCCGGCAGATCGCGGTACTTTGCGCCAGTTGACCAAATTTGCTGGCAGTGGTGGTGGGCTGAGTATCAATTTTGATGCATTGCTGCTGGGTGAGCGTATTTTCTGGGACGCGGCGACAGACACGCTGACCATCAAAGGCACACCACCTAATCTGCGAGATCAGTTACAGCGGAATTCAGGCAAAAAGTAGCGGTTACCCTGTGACGCTAGCCAATAAAAAACGCCGCATAAGCGGCGTTTTTTATTTCGGCGTCCCGAATATCGAAAGCGACGCGATTAAACGCGAACGAAGTCGATATGAGTCAGTTTTGGCTTGAAAGCGTGACGCTGAACAGCCTGTACTTTAACTTTGGTTTCTTTACCGTCAACAACCAGAGTCAGTACGGAATCATAAAAGCCCGGTTTCAATTCAAGGTTCTTGGTGGTGTCATGGTCAAGAGCAATAGAGATAGCTGCTTCAGAACCACCGTAAATGATTGCCGGAAATTTATTTGCTGCACGCAGGCGGCGGCTCGCACCCTTACCCTGGTCGTTACGTACTTCTACATTGATAGTGGTCATTTTGTTTTCTCTTAAAGAAAATTTACCCTGCTACAGGCGACCCAGCAACAGGTTCGATACTCGGCTTTGATTGGGTAAACCCAGAGCAAAGCGGGCGGCATTCTAGCGAAATATCAGCCAGACAGCAAATAAAACTGCGAAAATCTCAGGCTAAATGCGGCTTAGGCAAGGGAGTCAGCCCGCCGGAAACGCCCCTGATAATCAAATATCTTCTCTCTAATTTGCCACCATTGCCCACGGCGGCGGGCAACGACAAAATCGGGATAACGTAACAGGGCTTGTTGCGCGATGATATCGGCCGCGGTTTGCCATTTCAGTGCCACACCGGGTGCCCGTTGGTGTGGGCGCAGGAAAATTTGTTCAAATGCCATACGCTGCGCGGCGGTGGTTAAGCGAAAACGTTCGCTGGTATCAGTGCCGTCTTCGTCGTAGTAGGTGATTTTCAGCCACTCGCCTTTGGCGTCATGACCCATCTCCAGACTCATCCCGCCACAACGCAGCACCAGAGCGTCTTTTAATTTTAAGGCGGCTTTTAGCATATCATCGGGATCGACCAGAACTTCCTGGCACTGGTGACAGCGGCGGGCAGCAATGTCATTTTCCGCCCCACAATGCGGGCAGGACTTAAAGCGAAAACGATAATCACATTGCGCCCGCGTGCCTTGTTCGTCTTCAAACCAACCCTGACAGCGGCGACCATAGTGTTCAATGATGTCACCTGACTCGGTGCATTTTCCCCAGAAGATATTGGCGAAGCCGCAATCCGGGCAAAATACCTGAACCGGCTGACTGCCACTATGTGGCTTGCTGGTACCCACTTCAGGGGTAAAAAGGTCATGGGGATTGCCAGCGTAGTCCAGAATCAGGCAATCTTCTTTACCCGGTGATAAGCGCAAGCCACGGCCAACTATCTGTTGATACAGGCTGACTGATTCAGTCGGGCGAAGAATGGCAATCAGATCAACATGGGGGGCATCAAAGCCGGTTGTTAACACCGCCACATTAACCAGATAACGCAGTTGTTGCTGCTTAAAGGCGGTGATTAACGCATCGCGCTCATTTGGTGGCGTATTGGCACTCACCAGTGCAGCCTCGCCTTTAGGCAGTAAACCATACACCTCTTTGGCGTGTTCAACTGTCGCGGCAAAAATCATTACCCCGCGACGTTGAGCGGCATATTCAATTATCTGATTAACAATATGCGGAGTAATTCGTTGCTGCTGTTTAAGTTCACGGTCTAAATCTGCCTCTCGGAACATGCCGTCACTGTTGCTGGTCAGGCGACTGAAATCATACTGCACCACGGGCATATCCAACCGCTCTGGGGGGACCAGAAAACCGTGCTTGATCATGTAGCGCAAGGGTAATTCATAAATACAATCGCGGAACAGGGACTTTTCATCACCACGGATAATACCGTGATAATGGAATTGATAAATCCAGCCTTTTCCCAACCGGTAAGGTGTGGCGGTCAGCCCCAGTAAGCGCAGCCGGGGGTTGGTTGCGCGCAAATGCTGGATAATTTGCTGATACTGGCTGTCATCGTCATCACTGATACGATGGCATTCATCAATAATTAGCAGCGAAAAGGCACTATCAAACAGGGGCAGGTTCCGTGCTACCGACTGCACACTGCCAAACACCACTTTCCCTGCGCTTTGGCGCTGTTGCAAGCCAGCGGCGAAAATATCTGCCTCTAAGCCGTAGGCGCAATATTTGGCATGATTCTGTGCCACCAGCTCTTTGACATGTGCCAGTACCAAAACGCGCCCACGGGCCAGTTTCGCCAATTCGGCGATCACCAGGCTTTTGCCCGCCCCCGTCGGTAGAACAATCAGGGCGGGTTCACTGTGGCGGCGAAAATGGGCAAGGGTGGCATCCACCGCCTCTTGCTGATAGGGGCGTAGTGTAAATGCCATTAGCGCGCCTGCCCGATGGTTTTCAACCCATGCTCCTGCAACACTTTCCTGCGCGTATGCGTGACATTTCTCTCTCTTATTATAATTAAACGCTTTCTAATATTATGCCTGTCTGAGGCGGTTGGCGCGAGGCCCCAAGTTATCCTTGGTGGGGTATCGTGATAGATTGCGCCATCTAAGGGGATAAGCCGTTTCTCAATAACGGCTTTTTACGTAACTGTTTCTAGGATGATATGGCAACCGCCGCTATACTGATGGGTCTGGTAGGCAGCAAATGATTTTCTCCCAACTGCTTCATTCATTTCACACCGTATTATGCGCATCCTGCTGTCGTTGGCAGGTGTGATTGCGGGTATCGTGCCCATCAACGGCACGACAATACAACAGGCAAAGTAGATTCAATGCGATTGGACAAGTTTTTATCTCAGCAATTAGGTGTCAGCCGGGCGTTGGTAGCGCGCGAGCTGCGGGCAAAACGGGTCACTATTGATGGCGAGGTGGTCAAAAGTGGTGCGATTAAGCTGACACCGGAACAAGACGTGAGATTTGATGGCAACCCATTACAACAAACTGTTGGCCCACGTTATTTTATGCTGAACAAACCGCAGGGTTATGTGTGTTCAACAGAAGACCCAGACCACCCGACCGTGCTGTATTTCCTCGATGAACCCGTGGCATACAAACTCCATGCTGCCGGGCGGTTGGATATCGATACCACCGGATTGGTGCTAATGACTGACGATGGCCAGTGGTCGCATCGGATCACCTCACCACGCCATCATTGCGAAAAAACCTATCTGGTAACACTGGAACATCCGCTGGCTGATGACACTGCACAACAGTTTACGGAGGGCGTGCAGTTGCATAATGAAAAATCGCTGACCAAACCGGCTCAACTTGAGGTCATAGAGCCTCAATTGGTGCGTTTAACCCTCAGTGAAGGGCGTTATCATCAGGTGAAACGGATGTTCGCGGCGGTGGGGAATCGGGTTGTAGAACTGCACCGTGAGCGAATTGGCGACATCAAACTTGATGACGATTTAGCGCCAGGCGAGTACCGCCCGTTGACCGCAGAAGAGATTGCCAGTGTCGGCGCACCTCATCTGTAATTGATTTTCTATTACAGCGCGGGCTGTCTTGCCGTTGATATTACACTAAATGTTTCGAGTTGCAGGAAGGCGGCAAGCGATAGAGTCCCGATGAGTTGACGGGAGTCAATGATTCGGGTGAAAGAGCGTAGCCAACGCACATGCGGCTTGAAGTATGACGGGTATAACCCGCAGTAGGTTATTGAAGGAGTTGTTGAACGTGCATGCCAGTACTCAACATGAAGAGAAGAACCGGACATCCCACGTTGGCTTGATCTTTATCCTTGGTTTGCTATCGATGCTAATGCCTCTGGCCATTGATATGTATTTGCCGAGTATGCCGATTATTGCACAAGAGTTTGGTGTCGAGAGCGGTGCGGTGCAGATGACCCTTAGCGCCTATGTACTGGGGTTCGCCATCGGGCAAATGTTCTATGGGCCAATGGCGGATAGCATTGGGCGCAAGCCGGTTATCTTTTGGGGTACGCTAATATTTGCGCTTGCAGGTATGGCCTGTGCCATGGCGCAATCAATTGAACAACTGATTAACTTGCGTTTCCTGCATGGTTTGTCCGCTGCCGCCGCGAGTGTGGTGATTAATGCACTGATGCGCGATATGTTCACCAAAGATGACTTCTCACGCATGATGTCTTTTGTGGTGTTAGTCATGACCA
The sequence above is drawn from the Yersinia intermedia genome and encodes:
- the rplY gene encoding 50S ribosomal protein L25, translating into MTTINVEVRNDQGKGASRRLRAANKFPAIIYGGSEAAISIALDHDTTKNLELKPGFYDSVLTLVVDGKETKVKVQAVQRHAFKPKLTHIDFVRV
- a CDS encoding DEAD/DEAH box helicase, with protein sequence MAFTLRPYQQEAVDATLAHFRRHSEPALIVLPTGAGKSLVIAELAKLARGRVLVLAHVKELVAQNHAKYCAYGLEADIFAAGLQQRQSAGKVVFGSVQSVARNLPLFDSAFSLLIIDECHRISDDDDSQYQQIIQHLRATNPRLRLLGLTATPYRLGKGWIYQFHYHGIIRGDEKSLFRDCIYELPLRYMIKHGFLVPPERLDMPVVQYDFSRLTSNSDGMFREADLDRELKQQQRITPHIVNQIIEYAAQRRGVMIFAATVEHAKEVYGLLPKGEAALVSANTPPNERDALITAFKQQQLRYLVNVAVLTTGFDAPHVDLIAILRPTESVSLYQQIVGRGLRLSPGKEDCLILDYAGNPHDLFTPEVGTSKPHSGSQPVQVFCPDCGFANIFWGKCTESGDIIEHYGRRCQGWFEDEQGTRAQCDYRFRFKSCPHCGAENDIAARRCHQCQEVLVDPDDMLKAALKLKDALVLRCGGMSLEMGHDAKGEWLKITYYDEDGTDTSERFRLTTAAQRMAFEQIFLRPHQRAPGVALKWQTAADIIAQQALLRYPDFVVARRRGQWWQIREKIFDYQGRFRRADSLA
- the rsuA gene encoding 16S rRNA pseudouridine(516) synthase RsuA, which gives rise to MRLDKFLSQQLGVSRALVARELRAKRVTIDGEVVKSGAIKLTPEQDVRFDGNPLQQTVGPRYFMLNKPQGYVCSTEDPDHPTVLYFLDEPVAYKLHAAGRLDIDTTGLVLMTDDGQWSHRITSPRHHCEKTYLVTLEHPLADDTAQQFTEGVQLHNEKSLTKPAQLEVIEPQLVRLTLSEGRYHQVKRMFAAVGNRVVELHRERIGDIKLDDDLAPGEYRPLTAEEIASVGAPHL
- a CDS encoding YejL family protein, which encodes MAQSSRYSDEQVEKLLSELVSVMEKNRTPTDLSLMVLGNMVTNLINTSVAPAQRKVLARSFAEALQASISEDKSH
- the yejK gene encoding nucleoid-associated protein YejK; the encoded protein is MSLDIDQIALHQLIKRDEQTLDVVLRDSLLPANAVVEEMMAELHRVYSAKSKAYGLFNEQSELAEALKRSRKGDEDFLSFSRAATGRLRDELAKYPFAEGGVVLFCQYRYLAVEYLLISVLSSCHSMRVNEQLDLSTTHYLDINRADIVARIDLTEWENNPESTRYLTFLKGRVGRKVSDFFMDFLSAAEGLDTKAQNRGLLQAVDDYCADAELGKNERQAYRQQVYSYCNEQLQAGEEIALQALSQELPKLGEKDFQQFSAEQGYALEESFPADRGTLRQLTKFAGSGGGLSINFDALLLGERIFWDAATDTLTIKGTPPNLRDQLQRNSGKK
- the yejM gene encoding LPS biosynthesis-modulating metalloenzyme YejM produces the protein MVTNRQRYREKVSQMISWGHWFALFNIIFSLVLGSRYLFVSDWPSSLVGRVYALVSWLGHFSFIVFAAYLLVIFPLTFVVMSQRLLRFLSAAFATAGLTLLLVDTEVFTRFHLHLNAVVWELVVNPDQTELARDWQLMFIAVPVIFLVEMLFGTWAWQKLRSLNRQRFVKPLVAVFISAFFASHLIYIWADANFYRPISMQRANLPLSYPMTARKFLEKHGLLDQQEYQRRLVEQGNPDALAVEYPLNPITFSDKGSGYNLLLIVVDGIRASSLQKDMPALAEFGRSNIQFDNHYSSGNRQDTGLFGLFYGISPTYLDGILSAREPSAFITALSAQGYQFGLFSSDGFESPLYRQALLADFTLPAPAVQPDSETTAQWQQWLSTLNNSAPWFSYINLNGAVEAQDQVAGQKVALPTDFIRHYQAGAKDVDQQIAAILETLKQRDQLDKTVVIITAAHGVEFNDRGNDTWGAGTSFNRQQLQVPLVVHWPGTPAQAVNKLTNHEDIMTTLMQRLLHVKTASEDYSQGEDLFAAQRNNNWVATGDNGMLVITTPTQTIVLDNNGEYRTYDEQGNEIKHEKPQLPLLLQVLTDIKRFIAN